GTTGGTTAGAGCTGGGAGGCCCAGATGGTGATGTTGTCGCCGAGAGCGGTGAAGGTCATGACCTCCTTGCCGTCCACATCGCGCGGCAGCTTGGCGAAGTCGCCGGTGTAGACCACGTCGCCGAGGGTGAGGGTCACCTGGTTTGAGCCGTCCGTGGCCTCCCACGTGCCGGTCTGATCGCCCGAGACGGTGCCGTCGGCGTTCAGCGTGATGTTTATGGGCTTGTTGACGCCGCGGTAGTCGGTGCTGTCCTTGTCGGTCACCTTCTTCGGTCCTTTGAACGAGGTGTTCTGCTCGTTGGTCACCAGCTCGTAGTCGCCGGCGAGATCGGCGGCGTCGTAGCCCGCCTCGTCGGCCTTGGTTCCGGTGTACTCGTATGGGGCGGCGACCAGCCAGCCGTCGGAGGTGCTCATCAGCTGGCGCACGCGCACCTCATGCTCTTCGCCTCGGCCGGAGAAGCGGGTGTGATAGACGAGCCATGCGGTGCCGTCGTCGTCCACAAGAACGGAGTTGTGTCCCTGGGCCACTTCGATGTTGGCGTTGTCGTTGCCGCTCCACTGGATCGAGCTCATCAGGCGGATGCCGATTTCGCTCTGCCAATTATTGCCCACGGCGCGGGTGGAGACGGCGGTGTTGCCTGACTCGTCGACGTATGGTCCGGTGATCTTGTCGGAGCGGAATATACGGATCTGATAGCCGCCGGTCTGCTGCAGGTTGCCGTAGGAGGCGAACAGATACCAGTAGTCGCCGATTTTGATGAGGTAGGAGCCCTCGCCGGAGTTGCCGAAGCCACCGGCGAGTTTGACGCCATAGTAGGCGTCGGACTGGTTCTCGACGGTTTCGTAGGTGGTGGTGTAGTCGCGCAGACCGGTGGCAGGGTCGAGCTTGAACATCCACATGCCGCCGAACCACGATCCGAACGTCATCCACATGTCGCCGTTCTCGTCGGTTTTCACGCAGGGGTCGATGGCGTTGATGCCGGTGTCGGTCTGCGAGGCGTAACGTGTGAGGTCCGCGCCTTCGCCCAGCACCTGCCACACGTCAGTTTTGGCGGCATTGACCTTTTCGAAGCCGGAGTAGACGACC
Above is a window of Bifidobacterium eulemuris DNA encoding:
- a CDS encoding glycoside hydrolase family 43 protein — its product is MTFTTTLIARARRAAAGILTAILLVGTIAGCSTASSTTGEAAGESSSETESIKRGESHDPSIVKADGTYYIFGSHRAWLKSDDMVNWTAFENNLSTDYESILGDIWTEWAKQSTNPDITGNMWAPDVVWNETMGKWCMYMSVNGDNYRSVIVLLTADDIEGDWTYVGPVVYSGFEKVNAAKTDVWQVLGEGADLTRYASQTDTGINAIDPCVKTDENGDMWMTFGSWFGGMWMFKLDPATGLRDYTTTYETVENQSDAYYGVKLAGGFGNSGEGSYLIKIGDYWYLFASYGNLQQTGGYQIRIFRSDKITGPYVDESGNTAVSTRAVGNNWQSEIGIRLMSSIQWSGNDNANIEVAQGHNSVLVDDDGTAWLVYHTRFSGRGEEHEVRVRQLMSTSDGWLVAAPYEYTGTKADEAGYDAADLAGDYELVTNEQNTSFKGPKKVTDKDSTDYRGVNKPINITLNADGTVSGDQTGTWEATDGSNQVTLTLGDVVYTGDFAKLPRDVDGKEVMTFTALGDNITIWASQL